The genome window GTTTTGAGAAAGAGCAAAGCAATTGCCTACGAGGACATGGTAGTATCGAGTAGATTACACAATGCACTGCGGATACATTTAACTTACAGCTTAGCTCAAATTCATTGCATAACAATTAACTCATATTTGAGAAACATTAAGATAAAGCTTCAATTTTATGAGGCATAGTAAAAGTCATCCAATTACCTCTTTACCATGCTCGATTCTTGTTTGCTTCTAGCTTCCTACAATTTGAGCTTGAAGCCTTTTGAGAGGAAATCATCACAATAAACTGCACAGGGAATGACAGCAAAGCTTTCTGGCAAACAATCCCATGATCCTGAACCGATCTTACCAGGGATCGCAAATCCCATGTTTGCCTATGAAGAGCAGATCTAATTATATTAGTTGTAAACTAAGATACTGAATGCTCATCGTATAAAAGCATGTGTCCATCATTGCTACAGGTAAAATCAATACatgatttttctaaacaaaGTGAATTTGAAAACCATCATCTGAGAACACTGAAATTATCGAACCTACTAACAATCCAATGCAATTCTCCGCCAGCATAAACACCCGCAGCATGGTTACTCTGCACAAGGTAAGGTATTTTAATAACCCTAAGCAAATCCTTCCTTGGGCTATAAATTGTCATTTCAGATTCATTCCCATAAGCATCAGAATTGCTCAATCTTAACAACCTTGTAGTCATCAGAAACTGCATCGTAACCAAACCCATATCTCGTCTCGAAAACCATATCCCCATTCGGTGCAAACATTCTTATAATACTAGTAgtgtgtgaaaaaaaaagatggtatctttttatgtttctgtAGCCATGGATTACAAAGTCTCACCATCTAAATCGGCTAAAGATATTAAACCATTACAAGAACCAATGATAAGATCACTTGATTTTCGTATTCTTGTACGTGGTTGGTATTGCAAGAAGACTACGTTGTTACGCGAAATGTTTTTTCAACATTATTAAACATATTCAATTCGGAGAGCATAATGTTTTTCCCCCCGAAATCTGGAGGAGAAACTAAACTTGCAAGCAGCTTAGTCCATCAGATTGGCCTTAGCAGCAACAGAGCTCTTTAGCTTCAAGTTCAGAGCTAAATTTCGCAGAGCTCCAGTAACTGATAAAAACCTTCAttctaaaagaattttttagtcGAGATGGATTCCATAAATAAGTTTTTGCCATTGTAGCTCAGCTGATGAACACAACTCCATCACAAtatctttcaacattatttAGATAAATTGCCAGATACTGGTTCTTGAAATCTGTTTTTGGGTTTTACCCAATGAGGCAAATGATACAGCCATAAATTGAAAATCTTCGCCCGCTGCTTGGCTCCTTGTGCTCGAAATCCATCTTTAGCCAGGAGGCCAGTTCATTTGACGTCCACCTAGGAGGTGAAGATGAAGGTGATAGACAGATTGGCCTACAAGAAAATGTGCTTGCTtcagaaaggaagaaaacagcATCCAAAATAATTCACTTGAATATTTGAAATTGAGCTTCAATTAGAAGCAGTTCCACTTTAAGCACAGGGAAAGGCCACTTACATCCATTTGGTCCATCGTTGATCACAACCCTATAACCATCTTCAAGCCCTTCCTGCTTTGCAACGAGCTTGGCAGTGTAAAGCAGCTGGCCTAGAATCTCACAATGCCTCTCCTCAGCCTAATGTAGAAAGTCCACAAGGTATAATTAGAAAGCTATTGTcataatctagaaaaaaatgatgaatttcGTAGTTTATTTGTGGACTAATATGGCAACAAAAGATGATggcattttttcttcaacaagaAATAAGTATGCTTATATTATGGTTCTGTCTCTGCCCTGTCATTTACTAGAGAGCAGAAAATATTCTCTCCTTATTCCACTATCCTACAAGACTACCAACGCAGAGAGAAACACAAATCCTTTTCCGTTTTATGGCCACAAAGAAGACAATTCATTTTTAGCATTCATCAATACTTCATACTACACGAAATTTCTAACACTGTATATTTTTGTGAAAtccataaatcaataattttttagagcacaaaaacaaagaaagaatcaaaacTAACAACTAAAAATATGCAGGTAGCCATACTTATCCAAAAATATTACTCGGTGCAAGAACAAATTAAGCTGATCAACCACGAACATCAAGTTTAGCAATTTAGACATCAACGAAATTTGCCTCATCACATGCAGCTAGCTGGTGAGAGGATTTAAACAAAATGCCTTAGCTCACTTATAAATGGTTATCTAAAACAAAGCGACTACATAAAGATAAAGCCAACACATGTAGAAATTTGTCAAAGCTAAACCACCACGATACAAGAAATCTACAGCGTGCAAGGATTACCTTGGATAGTCCAGTTAAACCATCCTTGACTTTTGGAATAAGTAGAATGTGCGTAGGTGCTTGAGGAGCAATGTCCCTAAAAGCAAGAACCTAGTAAAAGAAACagacaataaaaatcaaaacagaaaacaaatagCCGATCCCAACAACCTAAACAATCATTTTCTAGGCAAAATAACATGCTAATCAAGATTGCCAAAATTTGAAGCTACAAAcctattaaaaaacatcattttcagGCAAACCCACTTTGTGATAAACAGCAATCAGTGTTTAGAGTCTCTAATTAAACCCAATTTTGCACTAATCATGCAATAGTCCAACATTCAATGTGCACACAATCCcttaacaaagaacaaattttTCCACTAAAGGTAAAATCTCTACTAACCCCagcaaaaaccaaaacaaaccctTAATTTAACACATCAAAGGATAATCAATAAGTACCTTATCATCCTCATAAACAACTTTAGCTGGGATCTCCTTGTTGATAATTTTGTCAAatctgcaaggaaaaaaaaggtcaaaattaAATCACcaggttcaaattcattttaccTTAACTAAAGTAAGAGAGAGGCGGTGTTTAAGAATTACATGGTGGGGGAATCGGCGGAGGGAGGCGCCGCAGCGGCGGCCAGAGCGGCGTCTTTCTCGGAGGACATGGTGGTGGTGAAGTGAGAAGTCAAGACTGCGATACGGCTGTTTGGGTGCTTTATAGGGTTGTTAGCAGTGGCCTTATCTGGGCTTTCACTGGCTGAGCTCATGCTTGTTCACTAGTCGCTTCCGCATTGGGTCTTTCTTTTGGGTTCTTTTTGTCTCTGAGAATGATGCCACGTCACTGTCAttaggcttttttttatataataaaaataggatTATTCTCCGTTTTAATGATGCTAAGCTAACACGTTTGGTTACGATTTTATAAAAGATGAGACCGAaacttttctatcatttttattttataaaaaataaaaatttattcttatattatttttatatatttataacatttttaGAATATCTCAaaacaactagaaaaataaaaaggaaattaaaaaataactaagaaaattcaataatataatcTTTAGGCTAAATTCAGGCATGTTCCTGCCCGCAACTTGCTTTAATTAGCTGATTCGATTTAATTAtaggattaaaaattataattatttttttttacaaaaaactCATTTGACACGTTGGGATGTTTTCTTAGATTTTAGCTTCTCCATCCTCCCATGAACAAATCCGCTAAACATTCTATATCAGCAAAGATAAATTTGGGTGCGCAGCTTTTCCTCGATAGGAATGGAAGATAAATTTGGGTGCGCAGCTTTTCCTCGACAAGGAATGGAATTGAATGGAAATCTGTAttaagaaaaggagaaagatggcatttattttttttgatggtACGAGGGCTCATTGAATCTTCTTCAAACGGAAATGGAAAGTTGGAAGATGTtgctattaaaatgttttttccaagattatGAGTACATGGGTTTCATCTCTGCCTTCAAGATGCATGATCTTGCATTATCGTTGTCTCGAGATGAGTTTTCCATCATAGTAAGCATTTATCTCGATATTTCATGGGATAAAAAGATGTCAAGACTCCCCAATTCTGTTTGCAAGTTACAAAATTTGCAAGCTCTATACTTTCTGATGGATTCGAAGGGTTGCTGAAATGATCAGCCTTGGATGTTTATACCTAACCACCAAGCAGAAGTGTAGAGGGTGGAATAGGGTGTTTGGGGTCTTACTTTATTCGTTATTGATTGTGAAAATCTTGAATGTTTGTGCCAAGATATGCTAGGTCTTAAAAGCCTTCGAAAATTGAAGATCGTAGGTTGTAAAAGCCTGTGATCTTTGCCCCGAAGTATGGAATATCTGACTTCACTTGAGAGTCACTCTGTATTGCCGGATGTGAAAATCTTGATTTGACTATGGAGGAAGAGAGATGAAGTCAGTCAGAAAGTGAATCAACTCAGCCTTCGAGTGATGTGGCTGCTAGAATTACCAGCAGCGAAAGCTTTGCCAAACCGTCTTCTTGGATCTGCAACTCCTTACTATCGCTCATGATCGGCCGTCGTGACAATTGCGTCGTCAGTTCATCTGCTGCTCGTGGAATTGTCCCTCCCCCTGTCATctttattttggattcttgCTGTGGAGAGTTTGTTCGCTCTCATCTCTGCTGCAGTTTTAGGTCAATGGGAGCTTTTTGGGAGCTGTATGTGGCGCCTCTATGTCTCTCCATGTCTTGCTCTACCTAGCTGTTTTGGCTTTCTGGAGAAGCTTTATCTTGTTAGTCTTGAATCATGGCCCTATCAATTATTGAAGAATATTTCGTATATTATGAATGCTTCTTTCAATACTTTCCGATGGTTTCTCCCTTTTGGTTCAAGGCAATTGTCAATTTTTTGGATGATCATGACAGAAGAACATGGAAATTTCTGACA of Populus trichocarpa isolate Nisqually-1 chromosome 16, P.trichocarpa_v4.1, whole genome shotgun sequence contains these proteins:
- the LOC7453741 gene encoding 14 kDa zinc-binding protein; amino-acid sequence: MSSASESPDKATANNPIKHPNSRIAVLTSHFTTTMSSEKDAALAAAAAPPSADSPTIFDKIINKEIPAKVVYEDDKVLAFRDIAPQAPTHILLIPKVKDGLTGLSKAEERHCEILGQLLYTAKLVAKQEGLEDGYRVVINDGPNGCQSVYHLHLHLLGGRQMNWPPG